A region from the Salicibibacter cibarius genome encodes:
- a CDS encoding DUF1640 domain-containing protein gives MKDELAQQLLNEMKHFKQDLSDFKTEMKSDMQSLRTEMSSDMQGLRTEMRSDMQELRTEMHSNMQGLHTEMRSDMQSLRSEMKSDMQGLRTEMKDDTQSLRAEMNQRFDQVDAELAVLKGGQKGIRSEMTDRFRETNDHLGHLSRQINFLDADYHLLHRKASDTEKELNRLAHNQL, from the coding sequence ATGAAGGACGAGTTAGCACAACAGCTCCTAAATGAAATGAAACACTTTAAACAAGATTTAAGCGATTTTAAGACAGAGATGAAATCAGACATGCAAAGTTTGCGTACTGAAATGAGCTCGGACATGCAAGGTTTACGTACTGAGATGCGCTCGGACATGCAAGAATTGAGAACTGAAATGCATTCGAACATGCAAGGTTTGCATACTGAAATGCGCTCGGACATGCAGAGTTTGCGTTCTGAAATGAAATCGGACATGCAAGGTTTACGTACTGAGATGAAGGATGATACACAAAGCTTGCGCGCTGAAATGAACCAACGCTTTGATCAGGTCGATGCGGAACTAGCCGTTTTAAAAGGCGGACAGAAAGGCATTCGCTCGGAAATGACAGATCGGTTTCGTGAAACAAATGATCATCTTGGCCACCTAAGTCGCCAAATCAATTTTCTCGATGCCGATTATCATTTGCTACATCGTAAAGCATCAGACACGGAAAAAGAACTCAACCGTCTCGCACACAATCAACTATAA
- a CDS encoding LysM peptidoglycan-binding domain-containing protein, giving the protein MPIVGGTYIVYTVQPNDTLNTIANRLGSTVPGISQINGIFPPFFEAGAIYPGQWLIAPVPGETNAQSRVLYVVQPGDSLYAIAQDFSIPVQNLINANPQLTNADALQPFQLIEVPINVFAVSTGDNLYSISQAIGVSPQMIIQMNQRRPGFSPAVLPAGYGLLVP; this is encoded by the coding sequence ATGCCGATTGTTGGGGGAACCTATATCGTTTATACCGTCCAGCCAAATGATACGCTTAACACGATCGCGAACAGATTGGGAAGCACTGTACCGGGGATCTCACAAATCAATGGGATTTTCCCTCCGTTTTTTGAGGCGGGAGCCATTTATCCGGGGCAATGGTTGATTGCGCCGGTACCGGGGGAGACCAATGCGCAAAGCCGTGTATTGTATGTCGTTCAGCCGGGTGACAGCCTGTATGCGATTGCTCAAGATTTTTCAATACCTGTCCAAAACCTTATCAATGCCAACCCGCAATTAACGAACGCAGATGCCTTGCAACCCTTTCAGCTTATTGAAGTTCCCATCAATGTATTCGCGGTCAGCACCGGCGATAATTTGTACAGCATTAGTCAAGCGATCGGGGTATCTCCGCAAATGATTATACAGATGAACCAACGGCGACCCGGCTTTTCTCCTGCTGTTTTGCCCGCGGGATATGGATTGCTCGTACCGTAA